The following proteins come from a genomic window of Rattus norvegicus strain BN/NHsdMcwi chromosome 8, GRCr8, whole genome shotgun sequence:
- the Or7g34 gene encoding olfactory receptor Olr1149, which translates to MFHPLYQIYEQHEKRNQTAFPGFFLLGLTEDPKLQPVLVSLFFSIYLVTLLGNLLIIVISISDSHLHTPMYIFLSNLSLNDICLSTSTIPKMLVNIQENIQSITYKGCLTQMSFVLIFSGMENCLLAVMAYDRYMAICHPLRYTVIMEPCFCVLLILLSLLISLVDSLMHSLMVLRLSFCRHLEIPNFFCELPKMLKLACSDTLIDNILIYISSCIFAGIPLSGIVFSYIHIMSSIFRMPSSEGKHKAFTTCGSHLSVVSLFYGTGFGVYITSIIMDSSRKTAVASVMYSVVPQMLNPFIYSLRNREMKDAMRKFFKKMAYFL; encoded by the coding sequence aTGTTTCACCCTCTCTATCAGATTTATGAACAACATGAAAAGAGAAACCAAACAGCTTTTCCAGGATTCTTTCTTCTGGGACTGACAGAAGACCCCAAATTACAGCCTGTATTGGTCAGTTTGTTCTTTTCTATATATCTGGTTACCCTTCTGGGAAACTTGCTTATAATTGTGATTTCTATCTCAGACTCCCATCTTCATACCcctatgtatatatttctttctaaCTTGTCCTTAAATGACATCTGTTTAAGCACAAGCACGATCCCCAAGATGCTGGTGAACATACAAGAAAATATTCAAAGCATCACATACAAAGGCTGCCTCACTCAAATGAGCTTTGTCTTAATTTTTAGTGGCATGGAAAACTGTCTCCTTGCAGTAATGGCTTATGACCGCTATATGGCTATTTGTCACCCCCTGAGGTACACAGTTATCATGGAACCCTGTTTCTGTGTCCTGCTGATTCTATTGTCCCTGCTAATTAGTCTTGTGGATTCTTTAATGCACAGCCTAATGGTGCTAAGACTGTCATTCTGCAGACACCTGGAAATACCAAACTTCTTCTGTGAActtcccaagatgctcaagttgGCCTGTTCTGATACCCTCATTGATAACatccttatttatatttcatcctGCATATTTGCTGGAATTCCTCTCTCTGGAATAGTTTTCTCTTATATTCATATCATGTCCTCTATTTTTAGAATGCCATCATCAGAAGGAAAGCACAAAGCCTTTACCACTTGTGGGTCTCACCTGTCAGTTGTTTCCTTGTTCTATGGGACAGGTTTTGGGGTATATATTACATCTATTATTATGGATTCATCCAGGAAAACTGCAGTGGCTTCAGTGATGTATTCTGTGGTACCTCAGATGCTGAATCCCTTTATTTATAGTCTGAGGAACAGGGAAATGAAGGATGCTATGAGAAAATTCTTCAAGAAAATGGCTTATTTTCTATGA